From the genome of Flavobacterium luteolum, one region includes:
- a CDS encoding nuclear transport factor 2 family protein: protein MRKGSLLILMIFLQFSVLAQKTNSKEENAVISQVEILRQAMIDANGAKLKALTSDKLNYVHSNGNFQNQAEFIEGIVSGKSDFVSIDFQNQTITIQNDVAIVRHVLSAHTKDDGIDRDIKIGIMLVWQKQKGKWVLIARQAYKLTT, encoded by the coding sequence ATGAGAAAAGGTAGTCTTTTAATTTTAATGATTTTTCTTCAGTTTTCGGTTTTGGCTCAAAAAACGAATTCTAAAGAAGAGAATGCGGTTATCAGTCAAGTCGAAATTTTGCGTCAGGCAATGATTGATGCTAATGGAGCGAAATTGAAAGCGCTAACTTCGGACAAATTAAATTATGTCCACTCAAATGGTAATTTTCAAAACCAAGCTGAATTTATAGAAGGAATCGTAAGTGGAAAATCTGATTTTGTTTCGATCGATTTTCAGAACCAAACTATAACTATTCAGAATGATGTTGCCATAGTTCGACATGTTTTATCGGCTCATACCAAAGACGATGGAATAGATCGAGATATTAAAATAGGAATAATGCTCGTTTGGCAGAAACAAAAAGGCAAATGGGTTTTAATTGCTAGACAAGCTTATAAATTAACTACATAA
- the galE gene encoding UDP-glucose 4-epimerase GalE has protein sequence MKVLVTGGLGFIGSHTVVELQNEGFEVVIIDNLSNSSEDVLKGITAITGKTPLFEKIDLREKSTVRDFFKKHNDVTGVIHFAASKAVGESVEQPLLYYENNISSLVYLLQELQQKPEASFIFSSSCTVYGQAEKMPITEDAPVQAAMSPYGNTKQIGEEIITDTAKVTNISAILLRYFNPVGAHESVEIGELPLGVPQNLVPFITQTGVGLRQELSVFGNDYPTPDGTAVRDYIHVVDLAKAHVIALQRLLNKKNLAKVETFNLGTGKGSSVLEVIHSFEKVSGKKLPYKMMPRREGDITEAYANTDMANNVLGWKAELSLDEAMASAWKWEQKVRNK, from the coding sequence ATGAAAGTATTAGTAACAGGAGGATTAGGATTTATCGGTTCTCACACTGTAGTCGAATTGCAAAATGAAGGCTTCGAAGTTGTGATCATTGATAATCTTTCTAATTCTTCAGAAGATGTTTTAAAAGGAATTACCGCGATTACAGGAAAAACGCCTTTATTCGAGAAAATTGATCTAAGAGAGAAAAGTACCGTTCGGGATTTTTTTAAAAAACATAATGATGTTACTGGTGTCATTCATTTTGCTGCTTCAAAAGCTGTTGGAGAAAGTGTTGAGCAGCCTTTACTGTATTATGAAAACAACATTAGTAGTTTAGTTTACCTTTTACAAGAATTACAGCAAAAACCTGAAGCAAGTTTTATTTTTAGTTCTTCTTGTACGGTTTACGGTCAAGCCGAAAAAATGCCAATTACAGAAGATGCTCCGGTTCAAGCAGCGATGTCTCCGTACGGAAACACAAAACAGATTGGAGAAGAAATTATTACAGATACAGCTAAAGTTACCAATATCAGCGCTATTTTATTGCGTTATTTTAATCCGGTTGGAGCACACGAATCTGTTGAAATTGGAGAATTACCATTAGGAGTTCCGCAAAATTTAGTTCCGTTTATTACACAAACTGGAGTAGGATTGCGTCAGGAATTATCGGTTTTTGGAAATGATTATCCAACACCAGACGGAACTGCTGTTCGCGATTACATTCACGTCGTAGATTTAGCGAAAGCACACGTAATTGCTTTACAGCGCTTGTTAAACAAAAAGAACTTGGCAAAAGTAGAAACTTTCAATTTAGGAACAGGAAAAGGAAGTTCTGTTCTTGAAGTCATTCATAGTTTTGAAAAAGTCAGCGGTAAAAAATTGCCTTACAAGATGATGCCTCGTCGTGAAGGTGATATTACTGAAGCTTATGCAAATACAGATATGGCAAATAATGTCTTAGGATGGAAGGCTGAACTAAGTTTAGACGAAGCAATGGCAAGTGCTTGGAAATGGGAACAAAAAGTGAGGAATAAATAG
- a CDS encoding DMT family transporter → MKQSLDYKLIFALGAVGIIWGTTFLGIRVAVETIPPWFVTSIRQGLAGIIMMMILLFKKELKWIGWENLKHQLVPSILMIVIANGFTTVAEQTVPSGLASVISAMAPILIFLGSILFKLQKPSLRGFIGVIIGFSGVVFIFKDGLGSFLDADYRIGMMFMGFAITAWAGGTIYTKIHGNKSKNIVLNLFYQFTMASCIQVVLAFIFSPTIDVNLWSSKSVFAALYLSIFGSVIAFFSYNYALKHVTPVQVSILAYINTIIAVFFGWLILDEKITIDFIIATILIILGVFIINYKKKEKKTL, encoded by the coding sequence ATGAAACAAAGCTTAGATTATAAATTGATATTTGCCTTAGGGGCTGTTGGAATTATTTGGGGAACTACCTTTTTGGGTATTAGAGTTGCGGTTGAAACTATTCCGCCATGGTTTGTAACCTCAATTCGTCAGGGATTGGCAGGAATAATCATGATGATGATTTTATTGTTTAAAAAAGAATTGAAATGGATTGGGTGGGAAAATTTAAAACACCAGCTTGTTCCGTCTATTTTGATGATTGTAATTGCAAATGGCTTTACAACTGTTGCGGAACAGACTGTACCAAGCGGACTGGCTTCGGTAATCAGTGCTATGGCTCCGATACTTATTTTTCTGGGCAGTATTTTATTTAAATTACAAAAACCAAGTTTAAGAGGATTTATTGGAGTCATAATAGGATTTTCGGGAGTGGTTTTTATATTTAAAGACGGACTCGGGTCTTTTTTAGATGCCGATTACAGAATTGGAATGATGTTTATGGGATTTGCGATTACTGCTTGGGCTGGTGGAACAATTTATACCAAAATTCATGGGAATAAATCTAAAAATATAGTTCTTAATTTATTTTACCAGTTTACAATGGCTTCATGCATTCAGGTTGTTTTGGCATTCATTTTTTCGCCCACTATTGATGTGAATTTATGGAGTTCTAAAAGTGTTTTTGCAGCATTATATTTGTCGATTTTCGGATCTGTAATTGCTTTTTTCAGCTATAATTATGCTCTGAAACATGTTACTCCGGTTCAGGTTTCTATTTTGGCGTATATCAACACCATAATTGCGGTGTTTTTTGGTTGGCTTATTTTGGATGAAAAAATTACCATAGATTTTATAATTGCAACAATCCTGATCATTTTGGGAGTTTTTATTATTAATTATAAAAAGAAGGAAAAGAAAACTTTGTAA
- the fabD gene encoding ACP S-malonyltransferase: MKAYVFPGQGAQFTGMGKDLYENSALAKELFEKANEILGFRITDIMFEGTAEELKETKVTQPAVFLHSVILAKTLEDFKPEMVAGHSLGEFSALVANGTLSFEDGLKLVSQRALAMQKACEITPSTMAAVLGLADNVVEEVCASIDGVVVAANYNCPGQLVISGETTAVEKACEAMKAAGAKRALILPVGGAFHSPMMEPAREELAAAIEATTFSAPICPVYQNVTASAVSDANEIKKNLIIQLTAPVRWTQSVQQMIADGATLFTEVGPGKVLTGLINKIDKEAAVANA, translated from the coding sequence ATGAAAGCATACGTATTTCCGGGTCAAGGTGCACAATTCACAGGAATGGGTAAAGACCTTTATGAAAATTCGGCTTTAGCCAAAGAATTATTCGAAAAAGCTAATGAAATATTAGGTTTCAGAATTACAGATATCATGTTTGAAGGCACTGCCGAAGAACTAAAAGAAACTAAAGTTACACAGCCTGCAGTATTTTTACATTCTGTTATTTTAGCGAAAACTTTAGAAGATTTCAAACCGGAAATGGTTGCAGGACACTCATTAGGAGAATTTTCAGCTTTGGTTGCTAACGGAACTTTATCTTTTGAAGATGGTTTAAAATTAGTTTCTCAACGTGCTCTTGCAATGCAAAAAGCTTGCGAAATTACTCCTTCTACAATGGCTGCTGTTTTAGGTTTAGCTGATAATGTTGTAGAAGAAGTATGTGCTTCTATCGATGGTGTTGTAGTTGCTGCTAACTATAACTGCCCAGGTCAATTGGTAATTTCTGGTGAAACTACTGCTGTTGAAAAAGCTTGCGAAGCAATGAAAGCTGCCGGAGCAAAACGTGCTTTAATTTTACCTGTTGGAGGAGCTTTCCATTCTCCAATGATGGAACCAGCGAGAGAAGAATTGGCTGCTGCAATTGAAGCAACTACTTTCTCTGCTCCTATTTGCCCAGTGTATCAAAACGTAACTGCAAGCGCAGTTTCTGATGCTAATGAAATTAAAAAGAACTTAATCATTCAATTGACTGCTCCAGTAAGATGGACACAATCTGTACAACAAATGATTGCTGACGGTGCGACTTTGTTTACTGAAGTTGGTCCAGGAAAAGTATTAACTGGATTGATTAATAAAATTGATAAAGAAGCTGCTGTTGCTAATGCTTAA
- a CDS encoding DUF983 domain-containing protein codes for MSNALTHILSNECPVCHKGKVFTDKNIFLTFGLPKMNEYCSHCNYKFQKEPGYFFGAMYVNYGLTVAQGIATYCIAQFFFEKNFDLRIIPIIAVVITLLTSFNLRFSRLAWIYMFKDYTK; via the coding sequence ATGTCAAATGCACTAACTCATATTTTAAGCAACGAATGTCCTGTTTGTCATAAAGGAAAAGTCTTTACAGACAAAAATATTTTTCTGACTTTTGGTCTTCCAAAAATGAATGAATACTGCAGTCATTGCAATTATAAATTCCAAAAAGAACCTGGTTATTTCTTTGGCGCCATGTATGTAAACTACGGTTTAACAGTCGCTCAAGGAATTGCCACTTATTGTATTGCACAGTTTTTCTTTGAGAAAAATTTCGATTTACGAATCATTCCTATTATTGCTGTTGTGATCACTTTGCTCACTTCTTTCAATCTACGATTTTCACGATTAGCATGGATTTACATGTTTAAGGATTATACGAAATAA
- a CDS encoding helix-turn-helix domain-containing protein, with protein sequence MKRYPIYSVQNFSCNDIHRDFYVNTFTEHLKNHSFVEEPHRHDSYLMVFFTKGSGLHEVDFDQFEIKRGSLFVLQPGQMHHWNLSKDVQGFVIIFSQELYNLYFGQKKINDYNFYHSIHNRPEMVFEENEIPKILPYFDLLIQENSQNVKYQLDKLLNLLDCIHIEVARKYNETYSHQAHSYNIKINAFESILEEYFRTQKLPSFYADKLNITLKHLNRICNEILQKTATDVITDRVILEIKRMLIDKQLAVNEVAFKVGYEDYSYFSRFFKKQTGMSPTEFRNTVR encoded by the coding sequence ATGAAACGATATCCGATTTATAGTGTTCAGAATTTTAGCTGTAACGATATTCACCGTGATTTTTATGTCAATACTTTTACAGAACATTTAAAGAATCACAGTTTTGTCGAAGAACCGCATCGTCATGACTCGTATTTAATGGTTTTTTTTACAAAAGGTTCAGGATTGCATGAAGTTGATTTTGACCAGTTCGAAATCAAAAGAGGAAGCCTTTTTGTGCTACAGCCTGGACAAATGCATCATTGGAATTTATCTAAAGACGTTCAAGGTTTTGTAATTATCTTTTCACAGGAATTGTACAATCTGTATTTCGGACAGAAAAAAATCAACGACTATAATTTTTATCATTCCATTCATAATCGACCGGAAATGGTTTTTGAAGAAAATGAAATCCCCAAAATCCTTCCATATTTCGATTTGCTGATTCAGGAGAACAGTCAAAATGTTAAATATCAATTAGATAAATTACTGAACTTGTTAGATTGTATTCATATTGAAGTTGCTCGAAAATACAATGAAACTTATTCACATCAAGCGCATTCCTACAATATCAAAATCAATGCATTTGAATCCATTTTAGAAGAATACTTCAGAACCCAAAAGTTGCCATCGTTTTATGCAGATAAGCTAAATATAACGTTGAAACATTTAAACAGAATCTGCAATGAAATACTTCAAAAAACTGCTACAGACGTAATCACTGACAGAGTAATTCTGGAAATAAAAAGAATGTTGATCGATAAACAATTAGCAGTAAATGAAGTTGCCTTTAAAGTAGGCTACGAAGATTATTCCTATTTCTCTCGTTTCTTCAAAAAACAAACTGGAATGTCTCCGACTGAATTTAGAAACACGGTGCGATGA
- a CDS encoding YceI family protein: MATTKWSIDPTHSEIGFKVKHMMFTNVSGKFGTYEASAITEGESFDNADFSFSADIASVDTANADRDGHLRSGDFFDAENHPKLTFKSSAFKKINDGEFELTGDLDIKGVSKTVKFPVEFSGIMTDPWGNTKVGLSIEGKINRKDWGLNWNSALETGGVLVGEEVRLNIELQFVKQA, from the coding sequence ATGGCAACTACAAAATGGTCAATTGACCCAACTCACTCAGAAATTGGTTTTAAAGTTAAACACATGATGTTTACAAATGTTTCAGGAAAATTTGGAACTTATGAAGCTTCTGCAATCACAGAAGGCGAAAGTTTTGATAATGCAGATTTCAGTTTTTCTGCTGATATTGCTTCAGTAGACACTGCAAATGCAGATCGTGATGGACATTTAAGAAGCGGTGATTTCTTTGATGCTGAAAATCATCCAAAATTAACTTTCAAATCTTCTGCTTTCAAAAAAATTAATGATGGTGAATTCGAATTAACTGGAGATTTAGATATTAAAGGTGTTTCTAAAACAGTAAAATTCCCAGTTGAATTTAGCGGAATCATGACTGATCCTTGGGGAAATACAAAAGTAGGTTTAAGCATAGAAGGAAAAATTAATCGTAAAGATTGGGGTTTAAACTGGAACTCAGCTCTTGAAACAGGTGGTGTTTTGGTAGGCGAAGAAGTACGTTTAAACATTGAATTACAATTTGTAAAACAAGCCTAA
- a CDS encoding (4Fe-4S)-binding protein, with product MNPNNLIKEYTNGEVTIVWQSGKCIHSTNCVKNNPDVFRPKEKPWITPEKSTTEKIISTVNKCPSGALSFYMNNKS from the coding sequence ATGAATCCAAATAACCTAATTAAAGAATATACAAACGGAGAAGTTACGATTGTATGGCAATCTGGAAAATGTATTCATTCGACAAATTGTGTCAAAAACAATCCGGATGTCTTTCGTCCAAAAGAAAAACCTTGGATTACTCCAGAAAAATCTACAACTGAGAAAATAATTTCGACAGTTAATAAGTGTCCTTCCGGAGCGTTAAGCTTTTACATGAATAATAAAAGTTAA
- a CDS encoding pirin family protein: MENIVLHKADTRGNANHGWLNAYHSFSFASWYNPDRIQFGALRVLNDDTIAAGMGFGTHPHDNMEIITIPLEGDLAHKDSMGNTEVIKNGDIQVMSAGTGIQHSEFNPNADQQTKLLQIWLFPNKRNVTPRYQQITLNVADRHNKLAQVLSPNADDEGVWIHQDAWFNMGNFDAGTATEYKIKKEGNGVYAFVLKGNVTINGQELNTRDAVGISGTDTLNIKANTDAEFLLMDIPMNY, translated from the coding sequence ATGGAAAATATAGTATTGCACAAAGCAGACACAAGAGGAAATGCAAATCACGGATGGTTAAACGCTTATCATAGTTTTAGTTTTGCGAGCTGGTACAATCCAGATAGAATTCAGTTTGGAGCACTTCGTGTTTTGAATGACGATACGATTGCTGCTGGAATGGGATTTGGAACTCACCCTCATGATAATATGGAAATTATTACAATTCCGCTAGAAGGTGATTTGGCTCACAAAGACAGCATGGGAAATACTGAAGTAATCAAAAATGGTGACATTCAGGTAATGAGTGCTGGAACTGGAATTCAGCATAGTGAGTTTAACCCAAATGCAGATCAGCAGACTAAATTATTGCAGATTTGGTTGTTTCCAAACAAAAGAAACGTTACTCCACGTTACCAGCAAATTACTTTAAATGTTGCTGACAGACATAATAAATTAGCACAAGTTTTATCTCCAAATGCTGATGATGAAGGAGTTTGGATTCACCAAGACGCTTGGTTCAACATGGGGAATTTTGATGCAGGAACTGCAACCGAATATAAAATCAAAAAAGAAGGAAACGGAGTTTATGCTTTCGTTTTGAAAGGAAATGTAACCATCAACGGTCAGGAATTAAATACTCGCGATGCAGTTGGAATTTCAGGAACTGATACGTTGAATATTAAAGCCAATACAGACGCTGAATTTTTATTAATGGACATTCCGATGAATTATTAA